In Euphorbia lathyris chromosome 2, ddEupLath1.1, whole genome shotgun sequence, the sequence TTACAGAAAATTACTTGAAACTTGTGCttttttatgtttgttttttttccccTACAAAGTGATGACAGATGATAGTTGTTGAGCTTATAACAGTGTTCTTCTTATGCTACTTTTAGTCTGATCTTTGAATTTCTATGAATATTTGTTGATCCAGAGTGTTCTTTGGCCGCTATTATAAGATCAAATCAAATGGATTGTAATATGCTTTTGTTgacttttttgtatttattacAAAACATGCATCCTTCTCAAGATTCTCATTTGCTGAGATCTTTAACAAGGGTTTTTCACCCAAATTGGAGGGTGAGTAAATTTTGTTAGTTTCAACCCTCCCTTTTTTTTGAACTCAGCATTGTCCTTCTACTGCATTAATTTTTGCTTATGCAGTGAGATATGATCATGTCAGATATGAtcataataatttaatattattaaattaagtcCAGTACAAAAGCCAGTTCTCAATTGAAAGCCTGCAATTGTGGTTATTTGGTCAAGAGAGACAACAATTAATTGTATGTAAACATTGTAATGCATGTTATTGGGTTCATTAGGCTTGAAGTCCAGAATCTTTAGTATTAGTTGTACACGAAGAAAGagagatcaaattaatgaaaatggTCAAATAGATTTATGTTGATGCTCAATTGTTCTTTTATGGCGTGGTATAGCAAACTAGAGGGTAAGGTTGCACTGATCACCGGAGCAGCAAGTGGTATTGGAAAGGCAACTGCAACCAAATTCATCAACAATGGTGCCAAAGTTGTTATAGCTGATATTCAACACCAACTGGGCCAAGAAGCTGCGAAAGAACTTGGGCCAAATGCTGTATTCGTTGCTTGTGATATAATGAAAGAATCTGATGTATCCAATGCTATAGATTTTGCTGTACATAAATTCAACCAACTCGATATCATGTACAACAATGCAGGGGTAGCGTGCAAGACTCCGCGCAGTGTTATAGACCTTGACCTTGAAGTATTCGACAGAGTCATGAACATTAATGTGCGAGGAGTAGTGGCTGGGATCAAACATGCAGCACGTGTGATGATCCCAAAACAAACTGGCTCCATTCTTTGCACAGCTAGTGTCACAGGAATCGTTGGTGGGGCTGCACAGCTTACATACTCTGTGTCAAAGGCTGCTGTTATTGGCATTGTTAAGTCTGCTGCTGCTGAGTTACGTGAGTATGGGATCAGAGTGAATTGCATATCACCTTCTGCCATTCCGACTCCATTTGTCATGGAAGAATTGAGGCAATATTATCCTGGTGTTGATGCTAAAAGGCTTGTGGAAATGCTACATAGCACCGGTACACTGAAGGGGGAAAACTGTGAGCCAATTGATATAGCTAATGCTGCATTGTATCTGGCATCCGATGCTGCCAAGTTTGTTAGCGGGCATAATTTAGTAGTTGATGGAGGATTTACATCATTCAAGAGTCTAGCATTTCCTGCACCGGATCAGGTGTAGTGCCAAATTTGTTTCATGGAGATTTTAGAGGATGAACCTTGTGAAAGTGGAATCCGCAATcactgaattttatattttcctgCTTTCCTTTTTCCTGTTCTCATTATGCAACTCATGTGGGTTCTAAATTTAGAACCACATTTTAGATTGCTCTAGAGGCAATTTTATTCTGTAAAAAAtgtggagagagagagattgcaATGAAATTAGATTACAGGCACGTTGCTACTAATTTTTGGTAGATATTATTGTTATCATTCCTTCACCAGGAATTTGCAGTAGATATGCTGTGGTATTTTGATACAATAAGTTAAACCAATCTGGTCTAGACTCAAGATTGGCAACAAGCAGGCATCTTCACAGTTTTATTAGATACGGTAAACAAGTTCTTGAAGATGGTGGAGGATTCAACTAGAATTGTTCCAAGACCAGCTTGCGCATAAATGCCTCTGGAGCTGCAAAGTAGAGTGAGCAATATGAATGTTACTGTTCTTTCAGCTTAAACATTCAGCGACATTATATATTCTAGTTGATGCTGATTATTCTTTTTGGATGTCGAACAGATAGATTACCTAATCCATCGGTGAACAGTCTGAATTGTCCAAGAGCCTGCCTAATGAACATCTCAACGCCGCTCACAACAATGGCACCAACTTCTTTAGCCTCTTGCAAGAGTCTAGTATTTCTGGGAGTGTAAACAGCATCGAATACCAATTCGTACCGTTTTAAGGCATCCTGAAATCTCATGAACAAGTGAGTTATGCAGATGAGTCTAAATTCTGAATTTCCACAATGTATGCAGATTAGAAATAAAGATGGGCACACAAAAAACATGGACAACCTTTGTAACAGGACTTTGGTCTGCATTTGGTTCCATTCCCACAGCTGAAGCATTTGCCAGAATCATTCCATTCTCTGGGTGGAATCTGTCAATGTTGTCAAATGGTAGAGCTTCACCTGAAACTGCAAGTGCAAGAGCCTTTGCTCTCTCTTTTTCCGAAGATGGAACGAAGATCaggaaaagaagagaagagaatagATACAAAGTAAAGAGAAGCTTTTTGCTTTGATTACCATAATTACGGTTGAAGACAACTACCCGAGCTCCTCTGCTTTTGGCGCCAAAAGCAAGTGCTCTTCCTGCTCCTCCAGCTCCAATCAACACGAATGTTTTCCCTGCTAGAGGTGAAGTATCTGATGCTCCCTTACCAGTAGCTCGTCTTTCTGCTTTTCAGAAGCAGAAGCAGTTTATCGTCATCTTTAATGTGCTCAAAATCTATTGAGTATAACTTGTTATCAGCATTTCATGTACCTCTTAATGCATCCTCTATTGCAGTAATTGAAGCCTCACAATCTGTATTGTAACCAACCAGTTTCCCGTCTGCGGGTCTCCTTACAATAGTGTTTACAGCTCCTATGGACTAATAGGTAAACAAAGTCAACAATATCAGAGACATGTAATGGTAATGCTTTGAAACTTAGAAGAAGAGGAAAAAGTTTGCCGACCTTAGCCAGTGGATGAACTTCATCACAGCAGCTTACTGCTGCTTCCTTGTGTGGGATTCCAACGCTATCATGACAAGAAGTTCCATTTTAAGAAGAAGATGTGTTAATAAGAAAGATGAAGTATGGAAAGTAAAGGGTGGAAAGCTAACCTGAAACCAGCAAAGTCAGTACTTGTGTAGGTTGTAAAGAATTCATTGATATCATCGACTTGCATTGGAACATAAATTCCATTATATCCAGTGTATCTGAAGGCGGGGTTGTGAAGAATAGGACCCTTACTATGTCCAACAGGATTTGAAATGAGACCAAAAACTTTAGTGTCTGCATTTATATATTCAAGCTTATAGACATGCCTAAGACTGAAGAGAGTTGGCATCCCATGAACTGGGTGATCTGCTAATGATCCATAGACCAAAAAACCACCAAATTTAGGGCTTAATAGCTGGCTTATAAGGCCTCTACTGCCAACCGCAAGAGCAATCAAAGGCACCTGCAAACAAATATTATGTAGTTTAGTTGGTGAAGTGTGTGGAAAATATAGAGGCAAGTAAGTAGTGTACCTGGCAATGCGCAAGCATTTTAAAAAGAGGTGCCAAATGAGTGATGTTATCGACATTGATTACTAGCTTAATTACATCTGCTCCAGTAGACTGCATGAGAGCAATTTGAGTTGCAAGTTTCTCAGCTGAAGGTTTACCGGCATTGATATAGCTTGAAACAATTAACTTGGTGTTGGAtcggttatatatatattgagccATGTCAACAGAAGAAGCCACCTGATGAAATTCATTTTAATtgaaatagaaatagaaataaaaaagtgTAATGTTATGCAGAATTAGCAATGGTTGATTACCTCGTAGTCCATTTCGACAAATTCAACATGCAAATCGGTTGCAAGTCTTAGTATTTGCAAACAAGTAGTCTTAGTGTCCGCATTGGCATTGGGCCTGGTCCAATTAAATTAGTGATGATTACTAATTGGAAATTAAGAAACCTACCTTTCCAATCAAAGTAGtacaaaaaagaataaaaaaatgagGAGATTCATTCATTCCATTCCAGGACACGACACGTCCGAAGCGACGGAGTGGAGTGGGTCCAATGAATTTGGAGACCATATATTAGTACTGTATTAATTAGTGGTTGGTTGGAATAAACAGAAACATTAATTCCGACCCCGCCCGCCATATATGACGTTATCACGGCACATGCCCCAATCACCTCCCCTATACTACTTATCCAAATACGTCTtctatatttttcattttttttattttaatacgtCTTCTATATtgttcattttatttaattatatttaatttggaaaaatgaTTCCATATTTACGAAATAATAGATGGGATAAAACAATATGTGGCTGGGTATCTTTTAATTGGTTGAGAAATTGAAAAAGCAAGAATGGAATGGAAATAAAACTCGTACTGGTGAAGTTGAaaaaagtgaaaggaaaggaaaggaaccTGAAAGAAAGAATGGAAGGAAGAGTCCGGAGCTGAATAAGTTGATGAAGTTGGGAGAAAGAGATGGAATGAATATGAATGGAAAGCTCCACAATATCAGCACCTTCAGCTCTGGCTTTATCCATCGAACTAAGCATTTCCTCTGCACTTTTGCATTCTATTGGCGTGCACACCACCAAATTATTCTTCCGGACTGCCATTTCTTTCAGCTCACTCACTCAATGGGAgacaatttcatatatatagacTTAGACAGCTTTTCCCATAACAAACTccttgcctttttttttttttttttaaatatcacaatattaattatttccttatatatttatttataccATAATAAGAAATAACATGTAAATGTAAGAGCTATTTAGTTTGCAAACTGTTTTCACATCACCCACCAATTCAGGATTTACATATATGGGCTGTTTTAGGTACTCTATATCATCTATAAGTGCTTAATTGatattttcacatgtttttgcaaaaataaattaaagtttcatatataatttttataaaaaatttcgacaATCAGTGGGTGTTCAAACCCCATATCATCCCCTTGATCCTTCCCTATTTCATATATAGtgaaaaaaattcatataaaaacATGTGACATAAATAGTTTCCACGAGGTTTATCACGTaaaataaaagtttttttttttttttttataattgtcATAAGGGATATGAGCCAGGCCCAACCCAAATCAGCCCAACTACAAGCACAATGCCCACCAAGAAACTGCTCACCATCTATAAAAAGGGGCTCACCTGCCACTAAGTGAGATCTAcccactttctctctctaacttattACTTTATCTTTCTAGCTACCCAGAAACTAAATTGAACGTCAGAGTATTTCCAGGGACCGCTCCCCGCATAGAGATGACATCTGATTGTGAAGGCATACCGTAGCCCCACATCatcattatttggtgcggtgagcgtgtaGAGCAAGCAAACCTCAGATCTGTCAGAAGCACATCACATACTAAATGGAAGACACACCACAGATCACTCCACTTAAGGAAACGTTGACGACCACCGTAGGAACTTCCTCGAATCATGAGAGGGAAGAACCATCGCCGAGTCACCATGTGGCACCGATGAACCTAGCTAGCCCCTCTGCTCGATGAGGTGGAACCATAAGAAGAAGGAGCATGCAACACCGCCAAGCTCATAAACGTCTTCCGCAGCTTCTAAGCAGCACAGGCGGTCCATACGACATCTCAAATGAAGATCATCGACCAACATGCAAGTCTTCAGGAGGAGAATACAAAATTTGGCAGTTTTTTAAAGGGGACATCGAACTAGCGGCTGTCTCCACCCTCTCGGGAAGTTTGGCAGCTTCGGATGCTGCAGCAGCACCCTTACGAATCAATATGGCGGACGCAGCCCCACCAACCGGGCCACGTCTGCCCGGGAATTATCTGATGGAAATAGCTGAAGAGTCTGAGTCATTAGATCTTAAACGAGATACATGCAAGAATAATCAATAAGAAGTACAAGCATAGCACATAACTAGGTGACAAAGAAAGATAATGAACACTCATGTATGTGGCAAGATGTGAAGAACTAGGTGACaaagaaagataagaaacatTGGAAAAGAAGGAGATAAGTTAGCCTAAGTTTTTAAACTCTTTAATATTTGTAAGATGGAAATGATGTAATTTCCATATTTTAGTTGTATAAGAGAGGAACATTTGATGTAAGAAAAGTGGTTGTTTTAACATTCCTATTTGTTAAAACTTAAGCATACCACATTATTTTGGTAAGATCAAGTGCTATGGAGAGACAAAAGATATTCTAAGAAGAATTCAAGATGTATGTTGAGATGTTGGAATATAATCATTACTCGTGAGAATGAAAAAAGGATGTCGGACAGAAGGTACACTTGAGTTGATTTATAATACTTGTTCTTTTGgttaaacttgttcaaaatgTTATGAATATTATAAATGCTCTTTTGGTCCTCCACTTATATGAAGCTTTAGGATTCACCCTTGGataatatctggatgttatcaGTAACCTCCAGCAAAACCCCTCTGGTTCACCGCATCATTGAAACTCGTTTCCCCCAAGACTACCTGGCGTTTTATTCTAGAACGGAAGACCCTAAAGATCATGTCGCCTCCTTTATGAGCACCATCAACCTATACTCAAAAGACAAGGATATTATGTGCAAGGTTTTTCCGACGACCTTATCAGGGAGCGCCCAGGATTGGTACTGTGAACTGGCCCTAGAATCGACTCCTTCGACCTTTTGAAGGACCTTTTCCTCTCGAGATTCGCAGCAACTGTGAACGTCCGCAAAATCAGTTCTGACTTTAATGCCTTCGCCGGTAACCCACAAATCCCCTCAGAAACTTTCTATCTCGGTTCCACCATATGGCTTCGCAGGTCAAAGGCCTTAATCTGGAAGTCACGCACAATACGCTGGCAAAGGGAACATCATGCGAACCACGGAAGCAAAAGTGCTTTTGAAAGATGCCCCGATCTTTCGAGAAGCTTATGACCATGGCGTAGACCTTCATCAGGTACGATGATTGTGATCGCCCCGCGGGGTACGAAGAGTCAGAAAAAGACAATGCGAAAGGTGAGGCCCGATGAGAGGAAAAAGGCAAGGCCCCCGTAAAACCCAAGGATGGCACGAGAAGCAGGAAGGAGGAAGCGCCCATGGCATATCAGTCTCGAAGAGAGCCTGGTTACAGCGAAGGTAGGAGCAACCACAAGTCTGACAAAGCCTCAAGCAGGGAAGTACATTACGCAGCCCCACCACCTCCTCGCAGGGGTGGGCAGCAACAATCGTCCTCTGAAAGATCAACCAGAGCCTACACATACAAAGAACTATATTGCAAGTATCCTGGTGCCACTCATTTTACCACCAATTTTATTGCATTGAAGAGTCTACATGATCACAAGCATGATTTGCAAGCTTTGGTAGTAAGTGACGAGTTCAGACAATACTTGAAGATGCTTAAAGGTAAATATTTCaaacaaattgttttaaaagaGAAGTTTTGGACCAACAGTTTGATGTTTGTTAAAGTAATGGCACCTATGAAGCGTTTGCTACAAATTTATGATTCTGATGAAAACACAACACTTGGTTATATTATAAAGGGATGTATAGGGCTGGTAATGGCATAAAAGATTTGTTTAAAAGGGAGAGGCATTTGTACAAGCCTTACACATCTATTATAAAGAACTGGTGGGGTATGATGTTGTGCCAAAATCTTCATGTTGTTGCATATTGGTTGAGTCCGACTTTTCAATATGATACAATTAAGTATTGCAACAAACCAGAGATTATGAGATCGTTGATGGATTTTATTGATAATCAGAAGATTTTCAACAAAAATAAGTTTCTTAATGATATTGACATATTTCGATCAAGATTAGGAGGGTTTGCTAGAGATTTGTCTCTCGACAGTTGCAGAGCTATGAGACCTGGTAAGCTAATTAAATATTTACTATTtagttttttatcaaaaaatttatGATGCTCTTATCATGtttgtatttattatttattattacttGTTATAAATGTATGGTGGAGAAATTTTGGTTATGAAGTGCCAACCTTGTTAAAGTTGGCAATTAGAATTCTTAGTCAGACTGCTTCTTCTTTTGGATATGAGTGTATCCATACTAAGAAGAGAAATAGATTGGAGCATCAAAAACTTAATGATTTTGTCTATGTTCATTACAATTTGCATTTGCGCAATAAGTATGCGATTATCTTATTGCATAATTTCATTGTTTTGTTTTCATTGTATGACAATTTGATTCattctaatttttatgttttatagaTCTAACGTTGGAAGAAAACGTTTGATCTAGTTGATTATGAATCAATTGATGAAACTGAGTTTTGGATAGTTGAGGATGAACATGAAGGAGAACTTGAAAtagataatttagaaaatatgCTTGAAGAATGCACTCACTTAAACCATGTtccattttttcacatttaattaaaaatcaCATTCAAAAGTTTTTGAGGTACTTGAACATTTTATTTTCCTCAAAATTTCTCCCATTTGAATGGAGAAATTTGTTTGAATCTAGTTCCTTATATAAAGTGTGACCGTGGCCAATGTCTCCGAAAGGAAGATAACATCTCGTGATTCAAATTCTGTCACTTTTAGTTTTCTCCCATTAAGACATATCAATCAGATATGTCTAGGTATATTAAAAAGACACTTCATTGGCTGTAGGAACTAACCAAATCGAGCTATCGTGAGTAAAAAATTGTGAAACCTCATGGTTAACACGACTTAAATCAGGATGTGACCTGTTCATAACTCATATAGAGTAGAAGTGACAAGTTTTAAGGGAATTTTGTTTAGGAAATCATAGACCTAACCATATTGAGGAGAGTTCAATTCTCCTCTCAGCAACATCATGTTGTTGCAGAGTGcttagaattgaaaattgatgtTCAATTCCTTTCATAACATAAAACTTTTGAATTTATCTAAAAGATATACCCAACCATAGTGAGTTGTCAAAGTTTTAATGTTCTATTTATTAGGTGTATGCCCTAGTCCTGAGACATTGTAACTTGATTGTTCTATTAATAAATAAGGCATCAATCTATTTAGTTCATTTATCTTGTGCAAATTTACTATATAGAGTATCCAAGTTTAGTTATCTACTCATGTTTGATTGGTTGAGGATCCAAAAAAAGTAAAAGTATGATCCATTATGATACTATTCTAAAACACCCATAGTATGTTATTATCATGAGAATGATAATAAACTAAAGACTAATATATGCTTTAGTTGTTGATGGTGTTTCATTGGTCATGGATATTAGATATCCACCAATGACATAAGAGCTTATGAATTAGTAAGCACTGAATCGATCTGCTTATGAGAATCCCAGCTTGACATGCCAGTGTACTAGCACGATAAGCTAGGAGGCCAAACTGAGGGGCAAATTAATTTTTGCTAGCTCGACAAGCTGCGTCCAGCTCGATGAGCCATCAATATTTCCTAATTCCAGCTCGACATGTCGAAAGTCTGGCACAATGAGCTTGAAAATTAGAAAGGAGAATAGTGGCACACAGCTCTGGCTCGTCGAGCCAGACATGCAGAATTTGGTCAAAATTGCCATTTGGAATAGTTTTGAGCCTTCAAAATACCCTTTTTATTGTTAggatattttatcattttcaggATGGGGATTAGTATTTTTCCCATAGAATCATCTATTACAATTCCAATCTCCCTCctcatttaatttaaatttatatttattaaataaattctcACTAAATCACTTCCTCTTCCCTATAAACTCTAATTTTCTTCACTCTTCCACCAAATCAACATTTGAAAAGGCCATTTCCAAGAAAGagattcttcatcttctccatttTTTCCATCTTTTCCATCTCCTTCTTCCATTTCCCCCTAATTTTTGCTTCAAGTTTCTTTGTTTTTATAACACATGTGAAGAGAGATAGGAAAGCTTATGAAAGTAGTAAAAACTGCTCGATAAGAGACGTTGGTGAGATGACAAGAACAACGAAAAACAAGGCCAAACATCTAATCCGCAACTGGAAGCCACCCTGAATGTGCCTCGAAATCCTCTATCGGATGTAACTCTGCTCCCAATCAAGTACCATTTCCCCTTCATCCTCCTCGCCGAAGAGGAAGGTAAACGTTTTTAACATATTTCAACTTTACCATTTACTTCAttttataaatttgattttgaattcCTTGCTTCAAAAGGATGGAGTGAAAATATCAAGGAAACATTGAAAGACTTAGGGTGGTACTCATTTTCTAGGAGAAAATTCGTGGGTTATTTGGCCTTGATACAAGAGTTTTACACAACTCTAACACATTATTAGGAGAATAGTGCCCATTAGATAGGGTTTAAGATGTTTGGAGTAGATTGTATAGTAACTAAGCGTTGATTGAAGATAAATTTGGGTTGTCAAAGGACTGAAGGGGTTCGTAATTGGCACGAGATATAATTCTTGGAgattttttggtagaaattacAAATGAGACAACCCCATTTGATGCTAAATTAATCAAAGACTACACACTCTACCTCTTGCAGAAATTAACAAATGCCTTGAGCCGAAAGCATGAGAGTAATAAGGTTAATAATAATGAATTGCTAATTCATTATTGTGTGAAAAACATGGTCTTTGAAAATTTGATTAATTTGACCACAAAGAAGAGGAAAACACTACACATAATCTAAATTATACTTGGTTTTATTAATGATAATGGCTTTGCCAACCTTGTCAATTGTTTGGGGAGAACGGCCGAGGAGGAGACCCATGACCAAGGAGTCGTGCGAGAATGGAGGTGGCACCAAACCAACAACTACGAGACTTGGTCTAATGCatgttttaattatgttttttttattgggCATTTATGT encodes:
- the LOC136218367 gene encoding zerumbone synthase, which translates into the protein MFRTGYGKLEGKVALITGAASGIGKATATKFINNGAKVVIADIQHQLGQEAAKELGPNAVFVACDIMKESDVSNAIDFAVHKFNQLDIMYNNAGVACKTPRSVIDLDLEVFDRVMNINVRGVVAGIKHAARVMIPKQTGSILCTASVTGIVGGAAQLTYSVSKAAVIGIVKSAAAELREYGIRVNCISPSAIPTPFVMEELRQYYPGVDAKRLVEMLHSTGTLKGENCEPIDIANAALYLASDAAKFVSGHNLVVDGGFTSFKSLAFPAPDQV
- the LOC136218366 gene encoding bifunctional 3-dehydroquinate dehydratase/shikimate dehydrogenase, chloroplastic-like: MAVRKNNLVVCTPIECKSAEEMLSSMDKARAEGADIVELSIHIHSISFSQLHQLIQLRTLPSILSFRPNANADTKTTCLQILRLATDLHVEFVEMDYEVASSVDMAQYIYNRSNTKLIVSSYINAGKPSAEKLATQIALMQSTGADVIKLVINVDNITHLAPLFKMLAHCQVPLIALAVGSRGLISQLLSPKFGGFLVYGSLADHPVHGMPTLFSLRHVYKLEYINADTKVFGLISNPVGHSKGPILHNPAFRYTGYNGIYVPMQVDDINEFFTTYTSTDFAGFSVGIPHKEAAVSCCDEVHPLAKSIGAVNTIVRRPADGKLVGYNTDCEASITAIEDALRERRATGKGASDTSPLAGKTFVLIGAGGAGRALAFGAKSRGARVVVFNRNYERAKALALAVSGEALPFDNIDRFHPENGMILANASAVGMEPNADQSPVTKDALKRYELVFDAVYTPRNTRLLQEAKEVGAIVVSGVEMFIRQALGQFRLFTDGLAPEAFMRKLVLEQF